A window of the Oryza brachyantha chromosome 5, ObraRS2, whole genome shotgun sequence genome harbors these coding sequences:
- the LOC121054501 gene encoding MAPK kinase substrate protein At1g80180-like, translating into MAGLQRSRETFRRSGSSGLVWDDRHLSGEIKPAGGDGTAAAAARVERSRSSGHGGGYRAAGRVQPALDPPSPRVAVCGFCRFFGGKGGSAGAAGKAKARRH; encoded by the coding sequence atggcggGGCTGCAGCGGTCGAGAGAGACGTTCCGGCGGTCGGGGTCGTCGGGGCTGGTGTGGGACGACAGGCACCTGTCCGGGGAGATCaagccggcgggcggcgacggcacggcggcggcggcggcgagggtggagCGGAGCAGGTCGagcgggcacggcggcgggtaCAGGGCTGCCGGGCGCGTCCAGCCGGCGCTCgacccgccgtcgccgcgcgtcgccgtgTGCGGCTTCTGCAGGTTCTTCGGCGGCAAGGGCgggagcgccggcgccgccggcaagGCGAAGGCCAGGCGCCACTGA
- the LOC107304243 gene encoding uncharacterized protein LOC107304243 produces MSKLRFFISVVLVIVLLFDASSGQAATACINNEVTSKVKVRIQKHSRRVLTDVLDYDYGGPNSKHEPRKKPGNGHAR; encoded by the exons ATGAGCAAGCTCAGGTTCTTCATCTCTGTCGTCCTTGTGATCGTGCTACTGTTCGATGCATCTTCAG GGCAAGCTGCGACAGCATGTATCAATAATGAAGTGACTTCTAAAGTGAAAGTG AGAATTCAGAAACACAGCCGGAGGGTTCTGACAGATGTCCTGGATTACGACTATGGAGGACCCAACTCTAAACATGAGCCACGCAAGAAGCCTGGCAATGGACACGCAAGATAA
- the LOC102705629 gene encoding protein ANTHESIS POMOTING FACTOR 1 — translation MAATLSQLDDEIVRGMAIGAVFTDYAGKINCLDFHRKEDLLVTSGEDDSIRLYNITTATLLKTTYHRKHGADRVCFTHHPSSILCSSRYNLESADSLRYLSLYDNRCLRYFKGHKDRVVSLCMSPVNDSFMSGSLDHSVRIWDLRVNACQGILRLRGRPSVAYDQQGLVFAVAMEGGAIKLFDSRSYDKGPFDTFLVGGDTAEVSDIKFSNDGKSMLLTTTNNHIYVLDAYGGDKRCGFSLESSPNVATEAAFTPDGQYVISGSGDGTLHAWNINTIQEIACWNSHIGPITALKWAPRRAMFATASTALTFWIPNKSSSN, via the exons ATGGCGGCGACGCTGTCGCAGCTCGACGACGAGATCGTCCGCGGGATGGCAATCGGCGCGGTCTTCACCGACTAC GCTGGGAAGATAAACTGCCTCGACTTCCACCGCAAGGAGGACCTCCTCGTCACCTCCGGCGAGGACGACTCCATACGCCTCTACAACATCACCACCGCCAC GCTGTTGAAGACTACATATCATAGGAAACATGGTGCTGATCGTGTCTGTTTTACCCACCATCCGAGTTCCATCTTATGTTCTTCAAGATACAATCTAGAGTCAGCAGATTCACTTCGTTATCTATCACTGTATGACAACCGTTgcttaagatattttaaagGACATAAAGACAG GGTTGTTTCGCTATGCATGTCACCTGTCAACGATAGTTTTATGTCAGGATCACTTGATCACAGTGTCAGGATATGGGATCTTCGTGTAAATGCTTGTCAG GGTATACTACGTTTGCGCGGTAGGCCTTCTGTTGCATATGATCAGCAGGGCCTTGTTTTTGCCGTAGCAATGGAGGGAGGTGCTATTAAGCTATTTGATTCCCGGTCATATGACAAA GGTCCGTTTGACACTTTCTTGGTTGGTGGAGATACAGCTGAAGTTTCTGACATCAAATTTAGCAATGACGGAAAGTCCATGCTTTTGACAACAACCAACaaccatatatatgttctgGATGCATATGGAGGGGATAAG AGGTGTGGCTTTAGTCTGGAGTCATCTCCCAATGTAGCAACTGAAGCTGCTTTCACTCCAGATGGCCAATATGTAATTTCGG GATCTGGTGATGGTACCTTGCATGCGTGGAACATCAATACAATACAAGAG ATTGCTTGTTGGAACAGTCATATCGGGCCTATCACTGCTTTGAAGTGGGCTCCCCGTCGAGCAATGTTTGCAACTGCGTCAACTGCCCTAACTTTCTGGATTCCCAATAAGTCCAGTTCGAATTAG
- the LOC102705076 gene encoding lys-63-specific deubiquitinase BRCC36-like has protein sequence MSLTEVRIGEEVWLTCLSHALTTETEEVMGLLFGDIKHSSRGGVTAVIWGASPQMRCDRKKDRVEVNPELLAAATAQAESLSATIGEKTRVIGWYHSHPHITVLPSHVDVRTQAMFQLMEPGFVGLIFSCFSEDAQKVGKIQVIAFQSLGGNHQSIVPVNDPVINLESSWSSLDTSSHPALIEGIEQDTGDSKTSRNSKVWEKSSDVDFYSHSGTNHSAKHQSRENAIVACDPNNAPETPVDLDESDMTPSIQEALHRSNMDISGAEYVRKEVPLYVFPTGHLLKLDTTLTSYCDMQHVIFEEEKSAYNQAMHQNIRDGKIHPLTSIHHASTYNSSLCKLMEYCLSPAITVLQDRLKENEIRLSMLMEEAKQLEAENQSMRNDSPRRLMYHGTSGSSSLMAQDKHAAANQMSPRSPSGSSRRKAS, from the exons atgtcGCTGACGGAGGTCAGGATCGGGGAGGAGGTGTGGCTCACGTGCCTCTCCCACGCCCTCACCACCGAGACGGAGGAGGTCATGGGCCTCCTCTTCGGCGACATCAAG CATTCGAGCAGGGGCGGGGTGACTGCTGTGATATGGGGGGCGTCGCCGCAGATGAGGTGCGACCGGAAGAAGGACAGGGTCGAGGTCAACCCCGAGCTGCtcgcggcggccacggcgcaGGCCGAG AGCTTGTCGGCCACCATCGGGGAAAAAACGAGGGTGATTGGGTGGTACCACTCGCACCCGCATATCACCGTGCTGCCATCCCATGTAG ATGTTCGGACCCAGGCAATGTTTCAGTTGATGGAACCAGGCTTTGTGGGTTTGATATTCTCTTGTTTTAGTGAAGATGCTCAAAAG GTTGGAAAAATCCAAGTAATTGCCTTTCAGTCACTTGGTGGAAATCATCAATCTATTGTCCCTGTTAATGATCCAGTCATTAACCTTGAATCATCTTGGAGTTCATTGGATACTTCTTCACATCCTGCATTGATCGAGGGCATTGAACAAGACACGGGGGATTCTAAAACTTCAAGAAATAGCAAG GTGTGGGAAAAATCTTCCGATGTGGATTTCTATTCTCATTCTGGCACCAATCATTCAGCAAAACATCAATCCAGAGAAAATGCTATCGTTGCATGTGATCCCAATAACGCACCTGAGACCCCTGTCGATCTAGATGAATCAGATATGACCCCAAGCATCCAGGAGGCGTTGCACCGGTCAAACATGGACATTAG TGGTGCAGAATATGTAAGAAAGGAGGTCCCACTTTATGTATTTCCGACAGGGCATCTGCTAAAGCTGGACACTACATTAACTTCTTACTGTGATATGCAACATGTCATTTTTGAAGAGGAAAAATCGGCATATAATCAAGCCATGCATCAAAATATTCG TGATGGGAAGATCCACCCACTTACATCTATTCACCATGCATCTACGTACAATTCATCTCTCTGCAAATTAATGGAATATTG TTTGAGCCCTGCTATAACTGTACTTCAGGATCGTCTGAAGGAAAATGAAATTCGG TTATCTATGTTAATGGAGGAGGCTAAACAACTTGAGGCAGAGAACCAAAGCATGAGAAATGATTCTCCTCGTCGCTTGATGTATCATGGGACTAGTGGTAGCAGTTCTCTGATGGCTCAGGACAAGCATGCTGCTGCCAACCAAATGAGCCCTAGAAGTCCTAGTGGCAGCAGCCGGAGAAAGGCTTCCTGA
- the LOC102716695 gene encoding uncharacterized protein LOC102716695 has translation MARFVIISVVVAVAAFAAVEARVAPTSLNTIADNGRKMAAAAIDECALTCEHVRNKRMCDTLRKLPGVSSPRDLLSAAVKMSAAKAKAAKARFEAAAASSSSKAGNPTASILDTCISGYDSVVAALEEVQQCIDAKDSKATLVSKMSAAATFTDDCDDAFVEFAEAPSFAAVQRNVRRVVSSTLAIAAKLKQ, from the exons ATGGCGAGGTTCGTCATcatctccgtcgtcgtcgccgtcgccgcattcgccgccgtcgaggcccgCGTCGCTCCGACCAGCTTGAACACCATCGCCGACAATGGCCGCaagatggccgccgccgccatcgacgAGTGCGCCTTGACCTGCGAACAT GTGAGGAACAAGAGGATGTGCGACACGCTGAGGAAGCTGCCGGGGGTGAGCTCGCCGCGGGACCTGctgtcggcggcggtgaagatgtcggcggcgaaggcgaaggcggcgaaggcgaggttcgaggcggcggcggcgtcgtcgtcgtcgaaggCGGGGAACCCGACGGCGTCCATCCTGGACACCTGCATCAGCGGCTACGACAgcgtggtggcggcgctggaggAGGTGCAGCAGTGCATCGACGCCAAGGACAGCAAGGCCACCCTCGTCTCCAAgatgtcggcggcggccaccttcACCGACGACTGCGACGACGCCTTCGTCGAGTTTGCCGAGGCGCCCAGCTTCGCCGCCGTGCAGCGGAacgtccgccgcgtcgtctcCAGCACCCTTGCCATCGCCGCCAAGCTCAAGCAATAG
- the LOC102705347 gene encoding probable polygalacturonase At1g80170, whose product MPLGPRMAPPPPLAGVVVVAAAAAVLLLLPNAAVSRTLLSLDDFGAVGDGVANDTQALVDAWSAACATGDRTFLHVPAVRTYLIWPVTLAGPCREEIKLFVSGTIVAPESPDDWPHGGRGEWLHFHGVTDLAVTGGGVIDGRGHRWWARACKTKHSATQNCTAQAAPKALHFENCQGISVKGITLQNSQQSHLTFTRCSHVKANYLRITSPEDSPDTTGVHVVSSRNVHIMDDLIATGHDCVSIVGNSTDVRLRAISCGPGHGISIGGLGENRSYHRVEKIKMDTLFISNTENGVRVKTIQGGCGTARKVKFGDILMKNVKNPIVIDQQHSSSNEFPCTSKNGSSVTVGEISYMDITGTSASERAVTFACSDAAPCSRLSLENVNITMAGGRNASAYCHQAFGRSIGVVVPDSCLAKEDFLRLPVATAAGHRSAGEDDR is encoded by the exons ATGCCACTTGGCCCGaggatggcgccgccgccgccgctcgccggcgtggtggtggtcgccgccgcggccgctgtCCTGCTCCTCTTGCCGAACGCCGCCGTGTCCCGCACCCTCCTCTCGCTCGACGACttcggcgccgtcggcgacggcgtcgccaacGACACCCAG GCCCTGGTGGACGCCTGGAGCGCCGCCTGCGCGACCGGCGACCGCACCTTCCTCCACGTCCCCGCCGTCAGGACCTACCTCATCTGGCCGGTCACGCTCGCCGGACCCTGCAGGGAGGAGATCAAGCTCTTC GTTTCTGGCACCATCGTCGCGCCGGAGAGCCCCGACGACTGGCcccacggcggccgcggcgaatGGCTCCACTTCCACGGCGTCACCGACCtggcggtgaccggcggcggcgtcatcgACGGCCGCGGCCACCGGTGGTGGGCGCGCGCGTGCAAGACGAAGCACAGCGCGACCCAG AATTGCACTGCCCAAGCTGCTCCAAAG GCTCTGCACTTCGAGAATTGCCAGGGTATCAGCGTGAAGGGGATCACGCTGCAGAACAGCCAGCAGAGCCACCTGACTTTCACCCGGTGCTCCCACGTCAAGGCGAACTACCTGAGGATCACCTCGCCGGAGGACAGCCCGGACACCACCGGAGTCCACGTCGTCAGCTCGCGCAATGTTCATATCATGGATGACTTGATCGCCACAG gtcaTGATTGTGTCTCGATTGTGGGCAATTCCACGGATGTGCGTCTCAGAGCCATCTCTTGTGGACCTGGTCATGGCATAAG CATTGGAGGCTTAGGCGAGAACAGAAGTTACCACAGAGTAGAAAAGATCAAGATGGACACCCTGTTCATCTCCAACACTGAAAACGGCGTACGCGTCAAGACCATTCAG ggTGGCTGCGGCACCGCCCGCAAGGTGAAGTTCGGCGACATCTTGATGAAGAACGTCAAGAACCCGATCGTCATCGACCAGCAGCACTCCTCCAGCAACGAGTTTCCCTGTACATCCAAG AACGGAAGCTCGGTGACGGTGGGGGAGATCAGCTACATGGACATCACCGGCACGTCGGCGTCGGAGCGGGCGGTGACGTTCGCGTGCAGCGACGCCGCGCCGTGCAGCAGGCTGTCGCTGGAGAACGTCAACATCACCATGGCCGGCGGGCGGAACGCGTCCGCCTACTGCCACCAGGCGTTCGGCAGGAGcatcggcgtcgtcgtcccggACTCGTGCCTCGCCAAGGAGGACTTCCTCCGGCTGCCAGTCGCCACCGCGGCCGGCCACCGGAGTGCCGGAGAAGATGATCGGTGA
- the LOC102705913 gene encoding farnesyl pyrophosphate synthase-like produces the protein MAAAAANGSAGGADTREEFKRIYGVLKAELLGDPAFEFTDSSRQWIDRMLDYNVLGGKCNRGLSVVDSYKLLKGANVLGEEEMFLTSTLGWCIEWLQAYFLVLDDIMDDSHTRRGQPCWFRLPQVGSIAINDGVILRNHITRMLRFHFKGKPYYADLLDLFNEVEFKTASGQLLDLITTHEGEKDLTKYNIGVHRRIVQYKTAYYSFYLPVACALLLSGEDLVNYAAVEDILVKMGIYFQVQDDYLDCYGDPEFIGKIGTDIEDYKCSWLVVQALERADESQKHVLFENYGKKDPACVAKVKNLYRELNLEAIFQDYESESYKKLIADIEAQPSIAVQNVLKSFLHKIYKRQK, from the exons atggcggcggcggcggcgaatggGAGCGCCGGCGGGGCGGACACCAGGGAGGAGTTCAAGCGGATCTACGGGGTGCTCAAGGCGGAGCTGCTCGGGGACCCCGCCTTCGAGTTCACCGACTCGTCGCGCCAGTGGATCGACCGC ATGTTGGACTACAATGTACTTGGAG GGAAGTGCAATCGCGGTCTCTCTGTGGTCGATAGCTATAAGCTGTTGAAGGGTGCCAATGTTCTAGGTGAGGAAGAGATGTTCCTCACGAGCACTCTTGGTTGGTGCATTGAATGG CTTCAAGCTTACTTTCTTGTGCTTGATGATATCATGGATGATTCACACACTCGACGTGGTCAGCCTTGTTGGTTTCGGCTGCCTCAG GTTGGCTCCATCGCTATCAATGATGGAGTTATCCTTCGCAACCATATCACCCGAATGCTTCGGTTCCACTTTAAGGGAAAACCTTACTATGCTGATCTCCTTGATCTATTCAATGAG GTCGAGTTCAAGACAGCCTCAGGTCAATTGCTAGACCTTATCACAACTCATGAGGGGGAAAAAGATCTAACAAAATACAACATAGGAGT TCACCGCCGCATCGTTCAATATAAGACAGCCTACTATTCGTTTTATCTGCCG GTTGCTTGTGCACTGTTGCTATCTGGAGAGGACTTGGTTAACTATGCTGCTGTAGAAGACATTCTTGTTAAGATGGGAATATACTTTCAAGTCCAG GACGATTATCTAGATTGTTATGGTGACCCTGAATTTATTGGCAAG ATCGGAACTGACATTGAAGATTACAAATGCTCCTGGCTAGTTGTGCAAGCCCTTGAGCGTGCTGACGAGAGTCAAAAGCATGTTCTGTTT GAAAATTATGGCAAGAAAGATCCAGCCTGCGTGGCAAAAGTGAAGAATCTATACCGAGAACTAAACCTAGAG GCGATATTTCAAGACTACGAGAGTGAGAGTTACAAGAAGCTGATTGCGGATATAGAGGCCCAGCCAAGCATAGCTGTTCAGAATGTTCTGAAGTCCTTCTTGCACAAGATCTACAAGAGACAGAAGTAG
- the LOC102716418 gene encoding probable polygalacturonase At1g80170 isoform X1, whose translation MAMVWLLAVVALVFSGAGEARVLLTLDDFGAVGDGIANDTQAFLDAWNAACASSEQAVLAVPAGKTYQIWPVQLAGPCKKRLKLMISGTIAAPASPDEWAGRDPMKWLYVFRVDDLSVTGGGTIDGKGTEWWARSCKRKKTKPCNTVSAPKALQFEECRGVSVQGITMQNGPQFHLMFTRCTGVKASFLRVVAPEDSPNTDGIHLNDTSHVHIMDNLISTGDDCVSMVGNCSDVRVKDISCGPGHGISIGSLGKNRTTDRVENVRVDTCLLTNTTNGVRIKSWQGGMGYAHDLRFESIVMKNVSNPIIIDQYYCDQSTPCANQTEAVEVRKIEFVDIRGTSATEQAIKLACSDTVPCRELELRNVNLTMAGGGAASAFCYRASGKTAGAVAPASCLAKTPHRMLRDTTPERIDS comes from the exons ATGGCGATGGTGTGGCTGCTCGCGGTCGTGGCTCTTGTCTTCtcaggcgccggcgaggcccgcGTCCTCCTCACGCTCGACGACttcggcgccgtcggcgacggcaTTGCCAACGACACGCAG GCTTTCTTGGACGCCTGGAACGCCGCGTGCGCCTCCAGCGAGCAGGCCGTGCTCGCCGTGCCGGCCGGGAAGACCTACCAGATCTGGCCGGTGCAGCTCGCCGGGCCATGCAAGAAGCGGCTCAAGCTGATG ATTTCCGGGACGatcgccgcgccggcgagccctgACGAGTGGGCCGGCCGCGACCCCATGAAGTGGCTCTACGTCTTCCGCGTCGACGACCTGTccgtcaccggcggcggcaccatCGACGGCAAGGGCACCGAGTGGTGGGCGCGCTCCTGCAAGCGCAAGAAGACCAAG CCCTGCAACACGGTGTCTGCTCCCAAG GCGCTGCAGTTCGAGGAGTGCAGGGGCGTGAGCGTGCAGGGGATCACGATGCAGAACGGGCCGCAGTTTCACCTGATGTTCACCCGGTGCACCGGCGTGAAGGCCAGCTTCCTCCGCGTCGTCGCGCCGGAGGACAGCCCGAACACCGACGGGATCCACCTCAACGACACCTCCCATGTCCACATCATGGACAACCTCATCTCCACAG GAGATGATTGCGTGTCAATGGTCGGCAACTGCTCTGACGTCCGGGTAAAGGACATATCATGTGGACCTGGCCATGGCATCAG TATTGGAAGCTTAGGCAAGAACCGGACCACTGACAGAGTAGAGAACGTGAGAGTGGACACCTGCTTGCTGACAAACACGACCAACGGTGTACGGATCAAGAGCTGGCAG GGAGGGATGGGTTATGCTCACGACCTGAGGTTCGAGAGCATCGTGATGAAGAACGTCTCCAACCCAATCATCATCGACCAGTACTACTGCGACCAATCGACGCCCTGTGCAAATCAG AcggaggcggtggaggtgcGCAAGATCGAGTTCGTGGACATCCGGGGCACGTCGGCGACGGAGCAGGCGATCAAGCTGGCGTGCAGCGACACCGTGCCGTGCCGGGAGCTGGAGCTGAGGAACGTCAACCTGACCatggcaggcggcggcgcggcgtcggcgttcTGCTACAGGGCGTCCGGGAAgacggccggcgccgtcgcgccggcgTCCTGCCTTGCCAAGACGCCCCACAGGATGCTCAGGGACACCACGCCGGAGAGAATCGATTCCTGA
- the LOC102716418 gene encoding probable polygalacturonase At1g80170 isoform X2: MAMVWLLAVVALVFSGAGEARVLLTLDDFGAVGDGIANDTQAFLDAWNAACASSEQAVLAVPAGKTYQIWPVQLAGPCKKRLKLMISGTIAAPASPDEWAGRDPMKWLYVFRVDDLSVTGGGTIDGKGTEWWARSCKRKKTKALQFEECRGVSVQGITMQNGPQFHLMFTRCTGVKASFLRVVAPEDSPNTDGIHLNDTSHVHIMDNLISTGDDCVSMVGNCSDVRVKDISCGPGHGISIGSLGKNRTTDRVENVRVDTCLLTNTTNGVRIKSWQGGMGYAHDLRFESIVMKNVSNPIIIDQYYCDQSTPCANQTEAVEVRKIEFVDIRGTSATEQAIKLACSDTVPCRELELRNVNLTMAGGGAASAFCYRASGKTAGAVAPASCLAKTPHRMLRDTTPERIDS; encoded by the exons ATGGCGATGGTGTGGCTGCTCGCGGTCGTGGCTCTTGTCTTCtcaggcgccggcgaggcccgcGTCCTCCTCACGCTCGACGACttcggcgccgtcggcgacggcaTTGCCAACGACACGCAG GCTTTCTTGGACGCCTGGAACGCCGCGTGCGCCTCCAGCGAGCAGGCCGTGCTCGCCGTGCCGGCCGGGAAGACCTACCAGATCTGGCCGGTGCAGCTCGCCGGGCCATGCAAGAAGCGGCTCAAGCTGATG ATTTCCGGGACGatcgccgcgccggcgagccctgACGAGTGGGCCGGCCGCGACCCCATGAAGTGGCTCTACGTCTTCCGCGTCGACGACCTGTccgtcaccggcggcggcaccatCGACGGCAAGGGCACCGAGTGGTGGGCGCGCTCCTGCAAGCGCAAGAAGACCAAG GCGCTGCAGTTCGAGGAGTGCAGGGGCGTGAGCGTGCAGGGGATCACGATGCAGAACGGGCCGCAGTTTCACCTGATGTTCACCCGGTGCACCGGCGTGAAGGCCAGCTTCCTCCGCGTCGTCGCGCCGGAGGACAGCCCGAACACCGACGGGATCCACCTCAACGACACCTCCCATGTCCACATCATGGACAACCTCATCTCCACAG GAGATGATTGCGTGTCAATGGTCGGCAACTGCTCTGACGTCCGGGTAAAGGACATATCATGTGGACCTGGCCATGGCATCAG TATTGGAAGCTTAGGCAAGAACCGGACCACTGACAGAGTAGAGAACGTGAGAGTGGACACCTGCTTGCTGACAAACACGACCAACGGTGTACGGATCAAGAGCTGGCAG GGAGGGATGGGTTATGCTCACGACCTGAGGTTCGAGAGCATCGTGATGAAGAACGTCTCCAACCCAATCATCATCGACCAGTACTACTGCGACCAATCGACGCCCTGTGCAAATCAG AcggaggcggtggaggtgcGCAAGATCGAGTTCGTGGACATCCGGGGCACGTCGGCGACGGAGCAGGCGATCAAGCTGGCGTGCAGCGACACCGTGCCGTGCCGGGAGCTGGAGCTGAGGAACGTCAACCTGACCatggcaggcggcggcgcggcgtcggcgttcTGCTACAGGGCGTCCGGGAAgacggccggcgccgtcgcgccggcgTCCTGCCTTGCCAAGACGCCCCACAGGATGCTCAGGGACACCACGCCGGAGAGAATCGATTCCTGA
- the LOC102704807 gene encoding late embryogenesis abundant protein 19: MASHQDQASYRAGETKAHTEEKAGQAMGASKDKACEAKDRASDAAGHAAGKGRDTKEATKEKACEAKDKASETAQAAKDKTSGTAQAAKDRAAESKDQTGSFLGEKTEQAKQKAAETADAAKQKTAETAQYTKDSAVAGKDKTGSVLQQASEQVKSTVVGAKDAVMNTLGMTGDKAGDDGGSKDTSAATATATGTTARDH, encoded by the exons ATGGCTTCCCACCAGGACCAGGCTAGCTACCGCGCCGGCGAGACCAAGGCCCACACTGAG GAGAAGGCCGGGCAGGCGATGGGCGCGAGCAAGGACAAGGCGTGCGAGGCGAAGGACAGGGCGTCGGACGCGGCGGGGCACGCCGCCGGCAAGGGGCGCGACACGAAGGAGGCGACCAAGGAGAAGGCGTGCGAGGCGAAGGACAAGGCGTCGGAGACGGCGCAGGCGGCCAAGGACAAGACGTCCGGCACGGCGCAGGCGGCGAAGGACAGGGCCGCCGAGAGCAAGGACCAGACGGGGAGCTTCCTCGGCGAGAAGACCGAGCAGGCCAAGCAGAAGGCCGCCGagaccgccgacgccgccaagCAGAAGACCGCCGAGACGGCGCAGTACACCAAGgactccgccgtcgccggcaagGACAAGACCGGCAGCGTCCTCCAACAG GCGAGTGAGCAGGTGAAGAGCACGGTGGTCGGTGCGAAGGACGCGGTGATGAACACGCTGGGGATGACCGGAGACaaggccggcgacgacggcggcagcaaggacaccagcgccgccaccgccaccgccaccgggaCGACGGCCAGGGATCACTAG